CCAACTCCCGCCCGACCCGCGCCGAGGCCTCCGACGTGGCCAACGCGATCCTGGACGGTGCCGACGCGGTCATGCTGTCGGCGGAGTCCTCCGTCGGCGCCTACCCGATCGAGACCGTCAAGACGATGTCGAAGATCGTCACCGCGGCCGAGCAGGAGCTGCTGAGCAAGGGCCTGCAGCCCCTCGTCCCCGGCAAGAAGCCGCGCACGCAGGGCGGTTCGGTCGCCCGTGCGGCCTGCGAGATCGCCGACTTCCTCGGCGGCAAGGGCCTGGTCGCCTTCACCCAGTCCGGCGACACCGCCCGCCGCCTGTGCCGCTACCGCGCCGCCCAGCAGATCATCGCGTTCACCACGGACGAGTCCACCCGCAACCAGATGACGCTCAGCTGGGGTGTGGAGCCGCACGTCGTGCCGTTCGTCAACAGCACCGACGAGATGGTCGACCTGGTGGACCAGGAGATCGTCAAGATGGGCCTGTTCAACGAGGGCGACATCGTGGTCATCACCGCCGGTTCCCCGCCCGGCGTTCCCGGCACCACCAACATGGTCCGCGTCCACCACCTCGGCGGCGGCGCGCGGGACTGATCCCGAGAAGGGCCTGCGAAGCCCCGTACGGCGCTGAGGGCGCCCCCTGTGATCCAGGGGGCGCCCTCGGCGTTTTCGCGGCTCCCGAACAGGCTTGGGGGGCGTCCGCTCGAGACGCCCGGCTCGGTCGGCTCGGTCGGCTCAGTCGGTGATGTAGGAGTGCAGCCCGGGCACGTGCAGGGTGCCGCCGAACTGGCCGGCCTGGACGACCTTCACCTTCGTGAAGTAGATCAGCGGGATGTTCAGCGGCGGCGGGCTCTCGGGGCTGAACGTCAGCGGGATCAGACCCAGCAGGTTGCCGGAGATGCTCTCCGTGTACATCACGACCTTGCCGTTGCGGAAGGTGGACGTCGAGCCCTCGGCCGCCTGCACGTGGTAGGTCTTGCCGGACTGCTTGTCCTTCACCGTCTGGTGCAGGTCGCCGATGTCGACCCCGTCGGAGACGACGTACTTCAGCACCTTCTTGGTGGAGCCGTTGGCCGTCTTCACCTTGACGATGCCCTGGTAGTCGGCGCCCTTGAGCAGCAGCGAGCTGGCGTCCAGGTACCAGGGGTCGTCGGGGAGCGGCACGGTGTTGTCGACGCCGCCCTCCTCGTCCGTGGCGGCCGGGCAGTCCTCCGGGTCCGTGGTGGAGCTCGCGGAGGGGCTGGGCGAGGCGGTGGCCTCGCCGGCCGCCTCGGTGGCGTCCTGCGCCGCCTCGGACGCCGTGTCGGTGGCGCCCTCGACGGTGTCCTTCACCGTGTCGGTGACCTTCTCGGCGGTGTCCTTGACGAGGTCGGAGGCGTCGGAGGTGTCCTTGCCGGCGGAGTCCGAGGAGTCGGCGGAGTCCGAGGAATCCGAAGAGCCGGAGGACGCCTCCTCGCTCGCGCTCGCGGAGGGCGTCGGCGTCGGGCTCGCGCTCTCCTCGGCGGAGGAGCCACCCGTGAAGACGCCGGTGATCGCGTCACCGATGTCCTCCAGCAGGTTGCCGCCGCTCTCGGACGCCGAGGGGCTCGGCGTGGCGGTGTCGCCGGACTGGGCCTCGCTCGTCTTGCTCGCGGAGGGCGTCGGCGTGGGCTCGGCCCCGCCGTCGGAACCTGAATCCGACGAGGAGGAGTCGCCCGCGGAGCCAGAAGAACCCGAAGTGTTCGACGAGTCCGAAGACCCCGAACCGTCCGAGGAGTCCTCGCCGGTGGAGGGCGACGCCGACGGGGTCGGCTCCGTCGCCTCGTCGCTGTCCGGGGAGTCATCGGCGCCCGGGGACGCGGAGGCATCGTCCTCCAGGGCCGCCACGCAGTCCTTGTACTCGTCCGCCGTCAGGCTGTTGGACGTCGGCTTCGTCGCGTTGTTGCTGTCGGCCTGGGCGAGGGTGGGTGTGAAGCCCATCCCCATGAGGACCGCCGTGGGCATCGCCGCCAGGGCTATCGCCTTGCCTGCCGGCATGTGGAACCTGGTGAACAGCGGCTTCTTGGGCGCCGCGTGACGCGGCCCGGTTCTCGCACGGGACTTGTCCACCCCAGTCCCGTGGGTCACCTCGTCAGCCGGCACTGTGCCTCCCGTTCGCCCCGTTCGCCGGGCTCGTTCCTGACAGATCGTTCGACTCGCCCCACGCGTCCGCGTCCTGCACGGGCTGGAGGACCGTGGTGTCGGGGTCCAGGCCCTCAGGAGCGCCACCCGCTCCCGTCGTGCCCCGCTGCGCCTGCTCCGCGTCGGGCGGCGTGCCCGGGACCCACGACACGGCCATCGCTCCGCCGACGAGGGCGAAGAGGAAGCCGATGAGGAAGCCACCGAGGTTGGACAGCGGGATGGAGACGAGCGCCAGCAGGATCGCCGCCACGCCCGCGAAGGTGCGGACGTGCTTCTGGAACCACAGAGTGAAGCCCAGGACGACGAGCAGCACACCGATGATCAGGGAGCTGGAGCCCCCCGCGGTCTGCATCGCCAGCGTCAGGTGGCCGATCTGGAGGTTCGCGTACGGGAAGTAGGCGATCGGGAGTCCGCCGAACATGACGAACAGACCGGCCCAGAACGGCCTCGTGCCCCGCCAGGCGCGGAAGTTCCGCCGAAAGACCCGGAGGTAGTGCTCGTCATGGCCGGGCGCGGCAGGAGTCTCGGCGCTCATCGAAAACAGCTCCCTGGTACGGCGTTGCTGTGATGGTGGTGCTGTGGTGGTGAGTTGTGGTGCATGTGACCACTTGTGAAGAAAGCGGGCGGAGAGTGGACGGGCGGGGGCGCCATCGGCTCCCCCGCCCGTCACAGAGTGCTTAGTAGCACTCCTTGACACCCGTCGACAGCGACATCTTCAGACCGCTGAGCTTGAAGGTTCCGGCGGTGGTCGCCCACGCCGTCTGCTTCACGCCGACCAGCGTGGCCTTGTCGGCCTGCTGGGCGAAACCGAAGGGGTTGGCCTGCTCGCCGCCGCCCTTCATGCCCGGACCCTTGCTGGCGTCCTTGGCGGCCACACCGATGTCGATGTTCTCGAACGTCGCGTCGGCCTCGAGGTCGGCGACGTCGATGTAGAGGTTCTTGGCCTCGACCGGCTTGTTCGGGTCCTGGCCGGCCCGCAGGATCAGGCTGACGCTCCCGAGCAGCGGGACGTCCGGGGTGACAACGGACTGGCACAGGCTGTTGATCGTCGCGGACTTGAAGCCCGAGACGGCGACGGGGTGAACCGTCTTCTTGCCGGTGAGGGTGTATCCCTCATCAAGAGCGCCGTACTGCGAGAAACCCGTACCGACGAGCTTGTCGGTCGTGACCTTGAACGACTGGCCGGAGACACTGAACGACGCGGCGAGAGCGCCCTGCCCGAGGGCGACACCTATCGCAGCCGTGGCGGCGACGCTGGGCACCATGACCACAGCGAACCGCTTCCATCTGGTCCCGCCACGCACCTGGGACTCCATATTTCCTCCTTCTCGGACGTACATCTCCTGGCCCTGGCTGCCACTGTCAGTTCGACGGCTCAGCCGGGCAGGGATGGGAGAAGTGCTACGTCCTCGGGAAGGAGAGCGCCTGCGCTCGGTGGCGCGAACCGCGCCCGAATCACCGGCGATCACCCCCGAGCGACAACCACTGGTCGCGCCTGACACGCATCACGCACAACCTTGCTGGACAGGCTTCGCCGGATGAGCGAAGACCCCCCTGCCCAAGAGCCGGCGCCACTGCCGCCGACTCTGCTCGGTGGGGACCCAGGAACTCCCGTGACCCAACCGGCTGTCGGGGTACGGGAATGGACCGAGCGTGGCCGATCGTGGTGCATTCTCGCCGCCCGCACAAGGGGCTTCGTTACTCGGTAGTAACGGCGGGATAACCGAACAACGACCCGCCGGTCTCGGTCAGCGACACAGGGTGGTGCCCAGCGACCGGACAAGTCCAGTAATCACCGGACAGAATCCGACAGAACGACGCCTGCGACTTACCTGCAGTAACTGCGGCCGCGATTACCAAGTTTTGGTAAAGCGCGGCCGCTTTGATGCTCTGTCGGCAGATCTTTCACTCGGGCAACACGTGCCTGCGCGTTTAGTGACTGGTCAGAACGGGGCCGCCGCCCCGCATGCGAGGCCGGTCAGAACAACGCGCGGGCCAACGCCCTGCGCGCCGCCGCCACGCGTGGATCATCGCCGCCCACGACCTCGAACAGCTCCAGCAGCCGAAGTCGTACGGTGTCCCGGTCGTCGCCCACCGTGCGCTGCACGGTCTCGATCAGCCGGCCGAACGCGTCCTCGACATGGCCGCCCACCAGATCCAGGTCCGCGGCGGCGATCTGCGCCCGCGCATCGGTGGGCTTCTCGGCGGCCTCCTTGCGCACCTGCTGGGGGTCGGCGCCCTGCACCCGCTGGAGCAACTCGGCCTGGGCGAGCCCGAGTTTGGCCTCCGTGTTCGCCGGGTCCTCACTCAGTACGTTCTTGTACGCCTGGACGGCACCGCCCAAGTCGCCCGCGTCCAGCGCCTGTACGGCGGCCTCGAGCAGCGCGTCGTACGGACCGGACGGCACTGTGGGAGCGGGCTGGGCGCCACCGGGCTCGGCGTCCGGGTCTACGGTGAGGCCGGTGAGGCCGAACCTCTGCTCGGCGACGGTGACGAGTTGGTCGAGCGTCTGGCGGATCTGCGTCTCGTCGGCCGCCCCCTGGAAGAGCGGCAGCGCCTGACCCGCGACGACGGCGAAGACGGCGGGGATGCCCTGTACGCCGAACTGCTGCATCAGCATCTGGTTGGCGTCGACGTCGATCTTGGCGAGGAGGAACCGCCCGTCGTACTCGACGGCGAGCCGCTCCAGTACCGGGCTCAGCTGCTTGCAGGGCTGGCACCACTCGGCCCAGAAGTCGATGACGACGGGCACCTCGGCGGACCGCTGGAGGACGTCCCGCTCGAATCCCGCCTCATCCACATCAATAACAAGATCGGCGGGCGATACGGCGCCGGTGCCCCCGCCCTGCCGGGCGGCCTCGGCACGCGCCTGCTCCGCCTTCGCCTTGGCCTCCTGGGCCGCCTTCACCGCGGCGAGGTCGACGACTCCGCTCATGGACATGTTCCGTGGCTGCATGCGTCTATCCTCCCCTGTACCCCGCGCACACGTGAAAAGCACCGTGAAAGCCGGTCGGGCCTGATGCTGTTCCCTGATGCTGTTCCGACGCCGGGTCCCCACCCACGCCGTGCGTGCGGTCGCTCGCGTACGTCCATCGCAAGCTTTCGCTACGAGTCGTAGCGTAATGGCATCGAGTGCCTTCGGAACACCACACCCCGGTGATCTCCCTCACGACCTCACAGAATCCCCGGATATCGCGGCGATATGGTCAGGGGATGCAGAGCCGCACCTCCGCCGCCCGCCTCGGCCGCCCGCGCAGCGCCGCCGCGGCCACGGCGATCCTGGCCGCGACGCGGGAGGCGCTGGTCGAGGTGGGCTGGTCCAGGCTCACCCTGGGAGACGTGGCAACGCGCGCCGGGGTTGCGAAGACGACCCTCTATCGCCGCTGGTCCGGCAAGAACGAGCTGGTGGTGGACGCGGTCGCGGAACTCTTCGACGAACTGGAGCTCCCCGACAGCGGGAGCCTCGCCGCCGACATCGAGGGCGTGGTCCTGCAGTTCGCGGCGATCCTGGCCCGCCCCGAGGCGAAGAGCGGACTGATGGCGGTGGTGGCGGAGTCGACGCGGGACGAGGCGCTGCGCGAGCGCATCCGCGGGTCCATCGTCGACCGCCAGAAACGCCTGGTCCTCCAGGGCCGCTCCCGGGCCCAGAAACGCGGCGAGCTCCCCCCGGAGAGCGATCCGGAGGAAGCCGCCCGCACAGCGGACCTGATCTTCGACGTGGTGGCGGGCGCGGTGGTGCACCGCACCCTGGTGAGCGCGGAGCCGGCGGACGAGGAGTGGGTGCGCAGCTTCACACGCGTCCTGCTCCTGGGCCTCACCAGAGCCTCTTAGCTCAGCACACCCAGCACACTCAGAACCCCGCCGGCTCGGTGTACACCCCCCACTCCTCGCGCAGCACCCCGCAGATCTCGCCCAGGGTCGCCTCGGCCCGGACCGCGTCCAGCATCGGCTCGATCATGTTGCCGCCGTCCCGCGCGGCGGCGAGCATCGCGTCGAGCGCGGCCCGCACGGCACCGTCGTCCCGCACCTCCTTGCGGGCACCCAGCACCCGCACCTGCTCCCGCTCCACCTCATGGCTCACCCGCAGGATCTCCAGGTCGCCGGTGACGGAACCGGTGTGGGCGTTGACCCCCACGACCCTCTTGTCACCCTTCTCCAGCGCCTGCTGGTAGCGGAACGCCGACTCGGCGATCTCCCCGGTGAACCAGCCGTCCTCGATCCCGCGCAGGATCCCGGACGTGACCGGCCCGATCGGGTGCCGCCCGTCGGGATGCGCCCGCAGTCCCCGCTCCTTTATCTGCTCGAAGATCTTCTCGGCGTCGGCCTCGATCCGGTCGGTCAGCTGCTCGACGTACCACGAACCACCCAGCGGATCGGCCACGTTGGCGACCCCGGTCTCCTCCATGAGGACCTGCTGCGTGCGCAGGGCGATCTCGGCGGCCTGCTCGGAGGGGAGCGCGAGGGTCTCGTCGAGGGCGTTGGTGTGCAGCGAGTTGGTCCCGCCGAGCACGGCCGCCAGCGCCTCCACGGCCGTACGCACCACGTTGTTGTACGGCTGCTGCGCGGTCAGCGAGACGCCGGCGGTCTGCGTGTGGAAGCGCAGCCACTGCGCCTTCTCGCTCCGCGCCCCGTACACGTCCCGCATCCAGCGCGCCCAGATCCTGCGCGCGGCCCGGAACTTGGCGATCTCCTCGAAGAAGTCGACGTGCGCGTCGAAGAAGAAGGACAGGCCGGGGGCGAAGACGTCGACGTCCAGTCCGCGCGACAGGCCCAGTTCGACGTACCCGAAGCCGTCCGCCAGCGTGTACGCCAGCTCCTGCGCGGCCGTCGATCCGGCCTCGCGGATGTGGTAGCCGGAGACGGACAGCGGCTTGTAGGCGGGGATGCCGGCCGCGCAGTACTCCATGAGGTCGCCGATGAGGCGCAGGTGCGGCTCGGGCTGGAAGAGCCACTCCTTCTGGGCGATGTACTCCTTGAAGATGTCGGTCTGGAGGGTGCCGTTGAGCACGGACGGGTCGACGCCCTGCCGCTCCGCCGCCACCAGGTACATGCAGAAGACGGGGACGGCCGGACCGCTGATGGTCATGGACGTCGTCACGTCGCCCAGCGGGATGTCCTTGAACAGGACCTCCATGTCGGCGGCCGAGTCGATGGCCACACCGCAGTGCCCGACCTCGCCGAGCGAGCGCGGGTCGTCGGAGTCGCGGCCCATGAGCGTCGGCATGTCGAAGGCGACCGAGAGACCGCCGCCGCCGTTGCCGAGGATCATCTTGTAGCGCTCGTTGGTCTGCTCGGCGTTCCCGAACCCGGCGAACTGCCGGATGGTCCACGTCCGCCCTCGGTAGCCGGTCGGATACAGCCCGCGGGTGTAGGGGTACTCCCCGGGCCAGCCGATCCGCTCGAAGCCCTCGTACCTGTCCCCGGGCCGGGGTCCGTACACCGGCTCCACGGGGTCCCCGGAGAGCGTGGTGCGTGTCCAATTTCGGGGCTCCGCCCCGGTTGCCGCCGTGCGCTTGCGCGCGGCGTCGTACCGGGCCTGCCAGCGACGGCGGCCCTCCTCGATGGCGTCAGCGTCCATACCCTCGAATTTACTAGGACGTCCAAGTAAATGTCGATGGCAGAACCGCCGTACGCGTCCGTACGGCGGTTGCGTCAGGCTTCGTCAGGCCTTGGCGACAGCCGGGACCGGCTCGCTGACCAGGGGTTCGACCTGGCGGGTGACCTTGCGCTCGACGAAGAAGGCCGCGAAGGGAATCGTCCCGGAGAGCAGCACCCACAGCAGCTTGCCGAACGACCACTTGGCCTTGGAGCCGAGGTCGAAGGCGAAAACCAGATAGATGATGTAGAGGAAGCCGTGGACCTGGGAGACGGCGAAGGTGACGTCCTCGCCCATGTCGAAGCCGTACTTGAACACCATGCAGGTGCACAGCACGAGCAGCATGACGGCGGTGACGTAAGCCATCACCCGGTAGCGGGTCAGGACGCTCTTCTTCATGCGTACGAGCGTAACCACCCGTTCCGGGAGATCTTGCCCCGGGCCCCGGGTCGCCTTTCCGGAGGTCAGCCCTCTTCGAAGTCGTGCGCCGCCACCCGCAGCGGGCGCAGCATGGCGAAGATCTCCGCGCACTCCTCGGCGTCGTACACCCCGAGCCCGAAGTCCATGGCCATCAGGTCACGGGTGGCCGCCTCGACGACCTCGCGGCCCTTGTCGGTGATGGAGGCGAGCGTGCCGCGCCCGTCGTTGGGGTTGGGGCGCTTGTCGACCAGACCCGACTTGACCAGCCGGTCGACGGTGTTCGTCACGGACGTGGGATGGACCATCAGCCGCTCGCCGATCTTGGACATCGGCAGCTCGCCGGCCTTGGAGAAGTTGAGCAGTACCAGCGCCTCGTACCGCGCGAACGTCAGTCCGTACGGCTTGACCGCCGCGTCCACCTCGCCGAGCAGGATCTGGTGCGCGCGCATGATCGAGGTGATGGCCGCCATCGACGGCACGTTGCCCCAGCGCTGCTTCCAGAGTTCGTCGGCGCGGGCGATGGGATCGAAGGGAAGACTGAGCGGCTTCGGCACGGGACCGACCTTACCGGCCGGTCACATGCTGGTCAGCCCCGTCTCGTCTTTCGGTCCGGCCGCTCAGACGGGCACTGTCTCCTTCACCTGGAAGACCGCCGTCCACCGGTCGTCGTGCAGGCAGGCGTTCATCGGCTCGACCAGGGTCCGGTGCTCGGGGTTGGTGCGCCACCGCTGGACGGCTTCGGGGCTGTCCCACTCGCTGGTGAGCAGCCACTGCGCGGGATCGTCCAGGGAACGGCACAACTGTTCGCCGAGGTGTCCGGGGAATCGCGCGGCCCTGGCGAGTACGTCCTTGTAGGACTTCACGAAGTCCGCTTCCATCCCGGCGCGCACGCGCAGCAGTCGGATCACCCGCACCCGCTCCGGGGCCGAGGGGCCGCCCGTCATGACGGGTCGAGGACGACCGGGAGTTCCGCGAGCCCGCGGAAGGCGGGGAACGGCACGGTCAGCCAGCGCGCGTCCTCCGGCGCCACGGCCAGGGCCATGTCGGGGAATCGCCCGAAGAGCGAGGTGAGGGCGGTCTGCATCTCCAGCCGCGCCAGCGGCGCGCCGATGCAGTAGTGCGGGCCGTACCCGAAGGCGAGATGCGTCGCCTGGACGTTCGGCCGCTGGACGTCCATCTCGTTCGGCTCGGCGAACATCTCCGGGTCCCGGTTGGCCCCGGTGATCGAGATCTGGACGAGCGCTCCCTTGGGGATGAGCTGGTCACGGATCACGATGTCTTCCGTCGCGTGACGGAAGGTGGAGTTCTCCACGGAGGTCTCGAACCGGAAGATCTCCTCGATCGCCGCGTTCATGGCGCTCGCGTCCCGGAGCGCCAGTTCCTTCTGATCCGGTCGGCTGAGCAAGTGGTAGACGGCGTTTCCGATCTGGTACGCCGTCGACTTGTGGCCCGCGAAGAGGAGCACCCACGCCGTCGAGACGAGTTCGTGGTCGGTGAGCGAGCCCTCCTGGTCCTGGGCCGTGACGAGTGCGCTGAGCAGACCTCCGTCCGGCTCAGTCCGCTTCCGTGCGCACAGCTCCGCGAGATAGCCGCGCAGGTTTCCCTCGGCGATTTCCAGCGCCTTTCGCGCCTCCGGTCCGAAACCGGTCTGCGCGACGGTGGCGGACCATTCCTGAGCCTGTTTGCGTTCGTTTTCCGGGACGCCCAGGAGTTCACAGATGACGTGCAGCGGCAGCGGGAAGCAGAACTCCGGGAGCAGGTTCACCGGACCCGACGTCGGGCATTGGTCCAGCAGATCATCGGTGATCTCCTGCACGCGGGTACGCAGCGATTCCACCCTTTTCGGCGTGAAAGTGCTGCCGACGATTCTCCTGAGCCTGGTGTGCTTCGGCGGGTCGGAGAAGAGCATGTTGTCGTCCAGCGCGATCGACGAGTCACCGAAGATGCGGTGGTAGGCGTCGATGGCGCCGTACATGTCCTTGCTCAGCCGGGGGTCGGCCAGGGCGGCACGCGCGTCGTCGTATCGCGTGATGAGGTACGTCTCGACGCCGTGCGGCGGCGACAGCGGGCACACGGGCGCCGACTCCCGGAGCGCCGCGTACACGGGGTGCGGGTTGGCCCGGAACTCCCGGCTGCAGGACGAGGCCGCGGCCGCGGCCGCTTCGGACGACAGTGCCTCGGATTCCTCGGATGCGAACGCTTGCGTCATGGCTGATCCCCGGGGTAGGCGTGAATTCCGGCGGTTGGATTCCGGCGGTCGGACTCCGTCGGTCAGAGCCACCGTTTCCCGGGCGACACCACGCCGCAAACGGCACTGCGCCATACGGGTCGGGTCGTCGTACGACGTGTGTGTGGCAGTCCGGCTTGGTAAACATCGTCGACGTGAGCGGACACGAAGCGGAATCTGTACCAGTTCTCATCGTCGGCGGATCCCTGGTGGGTCTTTCCACTTCGGTTTTCCTGGGGCGCCTCGGCATCGAGCACATGCTCGTGGAGCGCCATGCCGCGACATCGACGCATCCGCGTGGCCGCGGCAACAACGTGCGCACCATGGAGATCTACCGGACCGCGGGCCTCGAATCACGTATTCGGGACGCGGCCCGCGTGCTCGCCGGAAACGACGGCATTCTCCAGGTGGACACCCTCACCGGGAAGCAGCGCCGCTGGATCATCGGGGACATCGCCGGGGGCATGGACGTCTCGCGGGTCAGCTCCTCGGACTGGTGCCTGTGCAGTCAGAACGATCTCGAGCCGGTCCTGCTGAGCTACGCCACCGAGCAGGGCGCCGACATCCGCTTCAACTCGGAGATGCTCTCCTTCGCACAGCACGGCGAGGGGGTGCAGGCCCGGATCAGGCACCGGGAGACCGGTGAGACGTACACGGTGAACGCCGACTTCCTGGTGGCCGCCGACGGCCCGCGCAGCCCCGTCCGCAACCAGTTGGGGATCGGCCAGTCGGGGCCGGGCGAGCTGTTCCACAACGTCAGCGTCACGTTCCGCAGCAGGGCGCTGAGGAACCACGTCGGAGAGAAACGATTCGTCGTCTGCTATGTCACCAACCCCCAGGGCGAAGGTGCCCTGCTGCCGGTGGACAACGAGGAGCGATGGGTGATCCACGTGCCCTGGTCTCCCGACCGGGGCGAAGAGCTGGAGGACTTCACCGACGAGAGGCTGGCGGCCCACATCCGCGCTGCCGTCGGCGTCGCGGACATCGACGTCGAGATCACGGGCAAGGCGCCCTGGCACGCGTCGAAGCGGGTCGCGGACAGCTACGGCGAGGTCCGGGTCTTCCTGGCCGGCGACGCGGTCCACGAGATGCCGCCCACCGGGGCGTTCGGCTCCAACACCGGGATCCAGGACGCCCACAACCTCGCCTGGAAACTGGCCTCGGTGCTCCGCGGCTGGGCGGGCCTGCCGTTGCTCGACACCTACGAGCGTGAACGACGGCCCATCGCCCTCGCGACGGGCACGCGCGCGTGCGTCCAGGCGGCCGACGAGCAGCACCCGGGGTTCAGTCCCGCCGCGGGACGCAACAACGACCCGGCGGACCTGATGACCGTCGCCCTGTGCTACCGGTACGCGTCCCCTGCCGTGCTGGACGCCCCCGCGGAGCGGCCGATCGTCCCCGACGCCTTCCAGCTGGGCGGCGAGCCGGGGAGCCGGGCGCCGCACATGTGGGTGACGAGAGGGGGCGGCAGGATCTCCACGCTCGACCTGTACGAGCGTTCCTTCGTGCTGCTCGCCGGGTCCGGCGGGCAGAAGTGGCGGGCGGCGGCGGAGAAGGCCTCCTCGAACCTGGGCCTCCCGGTCGACGTGTACCTCGTGGGCACGGGCCCCGACCACGACCTCGCCCCCGCCCCGGACGCCGACTGGGCGGAGCTGCACGGCACGGCCGAGGACGGTGCCGTACTCGTACGCCCCGACGGTTTCGTCGCCTGGCGGGCGGACGCCGCCATGCCGGACGCCGATCGCGTGCTGACCAAGGTGCTGCAGTCCGTGCTCTGCCGCGACTGAAGCCCCGCTGCCCCGTGACCGACCGCACCCCGACTGACCGCACCTGATTGACCGCACTGTGCCTGACACCCACTGAACGACCCACCCCTAGGACGTTGTTATGACCCTTGCCGGACGCGTCGACGTCCACCACCACTTCACCGCCCCCGCCTGGCTGGACTGGGCGGAGGAACGAGGCGTGGTCAACCGCGAGAAGCTGCCCTGGTGGACACGCTGGGACCTGGACACGGCACTGGAGGTCATGGACAAGAACGGCATCGGTACGTCCGTCATGACCGTCGCGATGCTCGGCCGGCTCCGTGAGCGCGCGGAGCGCCAGGAGAGCGCACGTGTCGCCCTGCGGGCGGCGGCCGACGTCGTGGCGAGCCACCCCGCGCGCTTCGCCTTCTTCACGCCCGTGTTCCTCGACGACCTGGAGCTCTCCTCGTGGAGCCTGAGTTACGGCCTCGACGAGCTCGGAGCCATCGGGGTGAGCACGCGCACGAGCATGGACGGCGTGGTGCTCGGCGACG
Above is a window of Streptomyces sp. DT2A-34 DNA encoding:
- a CDS encoding FAD-dependent monooxygenase, yielding MSGHEAESVPVLIVGGSLVGLSTSVFLGRLGIEHMLVERHAATSTHPRGRGNNVRTMEIYRTAGLESRIRDAARVLAGNDGILQVDTLTGKQRRWIIGDIAGGMDVSRVSSSDWCLCSQNDLEPVLLSYATEQGADIRFNSEMLSFAQHGEGVQARIRHRETGETYTVNADFLVAADGPRSPVRNQLGIGQSGPGELFHNVSVTFRSRALRNHVGEKRFVVCYVTNPQGEGALLPVDNEERWVIHVPWSPDRGEELEDFTDERLAAHIRAAVGVADIDVEITGKAPWHASKRVADSYGEVRVFLAGDAVHEMPPTGAFGSNTGIQDAHNLAWKLASVLRGWAGLPLLDTYERERRPIALATGTRACVQAADEQHPGFSPAAGRNNDPADLMTVALCYRYASPAVLDAPAERPIVPDAFQLGGEPGSRAPHMWVTRGGGRISTLDLYERSFVLLAGSGGQKWRAAAEKASSNLGLPVDVYLVGTGPDHDLAPAPDADWAELHGTAEDGAVLVRPDGFVAWRADAAMPDADRVLTKVLQSVLCRD